In one window of Polaromonas naphthalenivorans CJ2 DNA:
- a CDS encoding MotA/TolQ/ExbB proton channel family protein, translating into MSLLALLTQGGLVSQLVAGLLLSMSVASWVVILWKTWLLHRAVGDVARSTAAFWQSASVDAACEKVAAFDRDALVLPLIAATQTRAHGTLATAGDKAAQLTRVLRDALHAILQKLQFGQILLATVGSTAPFVGLLGTVWGIYHALTGMATAGQVTIDKVSGPVGEALIMTAAGLAVAIPAVLAYNVFGRSIGRIEADLEGFAFDLRELLAADANAKVVTERSAGPPRASEALSEVIE; encoded by the coding sequence ATGAGTCTGCTGGCCCTCCTCACGCAAGGCGGCCTTGTCAGTCAACTGGTCGCGGGGCTGTTGCTGTCCATGTCGGTGGCCAGCTGGGTCGTTATTTTGTGGAAAACCTGGCTGCTGCACCGCGCCGTGGGCGATGTGGCGCGCAGCACGGCCGCTTTCTGGCAGTCAGCCTCGGTGGACGCCGCCTGCGAGAAGGTGGCGGCATTCGACCGCGATGCCCTGGTGCTGCCGCTGATCGCTGCAACGCAAACCCGAGCGCACGGAACGCTGGCCACGGCGGGCGACAAGGCGGCGCAACTCACGCGCGTGCTGCGCGACGCCCTGCATGCCATTCTGCAAAAACTGCAGTTTGGCCAGATCTTGCTGGCCACGGTCGGCTCCACGGCGCCTTTTGTCGGGCTGCTGGGAACGGTCTGGGGCATTTACCACGCGCTGACCGGCATGGCGACGGCGGGGCAAGTCACCATCGACAAGGTGTCCGGCCCGGTGGGCGAGGCGCTCATCATGACAGCCGCCGGCCTGGCGGTGGCGATTCCGGCCGTTCTGGCCTACAACGTGTTTGGCCGCAGCATTGGACGCATCGAAGCCGACCTGGAAGGATTTGCATTCGATTTGCGGGAACTGCTGGCGGCTGACGCCAACGCCAAGGTCGTTACCGAACGCAGCGCTGGGCCGCCCCGGGCAAGTGAAGCCCTTTCGGAGGTCATTGAGTGA
- the dapB gene encoding 4-hydroxy-tetrahydrodipicolinate reductase: MAQDRPHRIAVAGASGRMGHMLIDAVNASTDCLLTGALDRPASAAIGTDASAFAGRASGVLIHSDLREGLKNSRVLIDFTRPEGTLAHLAVCRELGIKLVIGTTGFSDAQKAEIAAAAKDIAIVMAPNMSVGVNVTLKLLEMAARALSTGYDIEIIEAHHRHKVDAPSGTALKMGEVIAGALGRDLKDCAVYAREGVTGERDPSSIGFATIRGGDIVGDHTVLFLGDGERIEISHKSSSRATYAQGSLRAARFLDSQASGLFDMFDVLNLK; the protein is encoded by the coding sequence ATGGCGCAAGACCGCCCCCACAGGATTGCCGTCGCCGGAGCCAGCGGCCGCATGGGCCACATGCTGATCGACGCGGTGAATGCCAGCACCGACTGCCTGCTGACGGGCGCGCTTGATCGTCCCGCTAGTGCTGCAATCGGCACGGACGCCAGCGCGTTTGCCGGCCGTGCCAGCGGCGTTCTGATCCATTCAGACCTGCGCGAGGGATTGAAAAATTCCCGCGTGCTGATTGACTTCACCCGGCCCGAAGGCACGCTCGCCCATCTGGCGGTCTGCCGCGAACTGGGCATCAAGCTGGTCATCGGTACCACCGGGTTCTCCGATGCGCAGAAGGCCGAAATTGCCGCTGCCGCCAAGGACATCGCCATCGTCATGGCGCCCAACATGAGCGTGGGCGTCAATGTCACGCTCAAACTGCTGGAAATGGCGGCCAGGGCGCTGTCCACCGGCTACGACATCGAAATCATCGAGGCGCACCACCGCCACAAGGTCGATGCGCCTTCGGGCACCGCGCTCAAGATGGGCGAAGTGATTGCCGGCGCGCTGGGACGCGACCTCAAGGACTGCGCGGTTTATGCGCGCGAAGGCGTCACCGGCGAGCGCGACCCGTCGAGCATCGGTTTTGCCACCATACGCGGCGGCGACATCGTCGGCGACCACACCGTGCTGTTTCTAGGTGACGGCGAGCGCATCGAAATCAGCCACAAGTCCTCCAGCCGGGCCACCTATGCCCAGGGCAGCCTGCGCGCGGCCCGTTTTCTGGACAGCCAGGCGAGCGGCCTGTTTGACATGTTCGATGTGCTCAATCTGAAGTGA